The proteins below are encoded in one region of Sphingobium yanoikuyae:
- a CDS encoding flagellar basal body L-ring protein FlgH has translation MRALSTSLVALAMVSMAASPAFAAKKKREVEREYYAPTVIAQPQAPQANGSIFQVSTGYTPLTSGARAGNVGDIITIVLVERTQATKSNSADTNRSGSIGLNPPTTGPLSKLFSSSDIAMGGNNTFTGKGAATQSNALNGEITVTVAAAYPNGTMLVKGEKALTLNRGDEFIQISGLVRQADIGPDNRILSTRVADAKIIYTGKGEIARASRQGWLQRFFSMISPF, from the coding sequence ATGCGCGCGCTCTCCACTTCGCTCGTCGCCCTCGCCATGGTCTCCATGGCCGCGTCGCCCGCCTTTGCTGCAAAGAAGAAGCGCGAGGTCGAGCGCGAATATTATGCACCGACCGTCATCGCCCAGCCGCAGGCCCCACAGGCCAATGGCTCGATCTTCCAGGTATCGACCGGCTACACGCCGCTGACCAGCGGCGCGCGCGCCGGCAATGTCGGCGACATCATCACCATCGTGCTGGTCGAACGGACCCAGGCAACCAAGAGCAACAGCGCGGACACCAACCGCAGCGGCTCGATCGGCCTCAACCCGCCGACCACCGGCCCGCTGTCCAAGCTCTTCTCGTCCAGCGACATCGCTATGGGTGGCAACAACACGTTCACCGGCAAGGGCGCGGCGACCCAGTCGAACGCGCTGAACGGCGAGATCACCGTGACGGTCGCAGCCGCCTATCCCAACGGCACCATGCTGGTGAAGGGCGAGAAGGCACTGACGCTCAATCGCGGCGACGAGTTCATCCAGATCAGCGGCCTGGTCCGCCAGGCCGATATCGGCCCGGACAACCGCATCCTGTCGACCCGCGTGGCCGACGCCAAGATCATCTATACCGGCAAGGGCGAGATCGCCCGCGCCAGCCGCCAGGGCTGGCTGCAGCGCTTCTTCTCGATGATCAGCCCCTTCTGA
- a CDS encoding rod-binding protein produces the protein MQVSNATAASGTSNPFETKAALQKAAQQFEAVFLRQMIGAMRSASLAEGITDSSATQQFQDMADARTADAMSTKGAMGIAELLMHQFGARVKDDSPAQTGSTAATGTATTAEGA, from the coding sequence ATGCAGGTATCGAACGCAACCGCGGCAAGCGGCACATCCAACCCCTTCGAGACCAAGGCTGCGCTGCAGAAGGCGGCGCAGCAGTTCGAAGCGGTGTTCCTGCGCCAGATGATCGGCGCAATGCGATCGGCCAGCCTGGCCGAGGGCATCACCGATTCGAGCGCGACCCAGCAATTCCAGGACATGGCCGATGCGCGCACCGCCGACGCCATGTCGACCAAGGGCGCGATGGGCATCGCCGAACTGCTGATGCACCAGTTCGGTGCCCGCGTGAAGGACGACAGCCCGGCCCAGACCGGCAGCACGGCCGCGACCGGCACGGCAACCACGGCTGAGGGCGCATGA
- a CDS encoding sensor histidine kinase, with translation MKQLRLWPQSLVGQIIVLVAIALFVAQAINFGLLLRERNRVELTSQTAPLVYRVINALDTRPDRVPDRDHPRANQDRDRRNIDFLASRPTLSGKPRPDVAARAGAMFDDIGLTVRTIEAAEDSRIMPLRRWEQIRSRATGEAPRDHRVGRLTLAVEYEPGKWLTTEARIGSRPPRFGGWLVAQTLILYVIVLIPLLWMGRRFARPLKQLTGSARQFAKTGSADPVEESGPGDVRQLTTAFNAMRARIIAMLDEKDRMLGAIGHDLRTPLASLRVRTESVDDEGERARMSETIEEMNRMLDDILSLARAGRSSETAQKVDLTSLADAVVEDFIELGSPVDMIDSDRAVAFVRAQQIRRALRNLIENAIVYGDRAHVSVQHQDGMIRIIVADEGPGIAEDKMGEMMEPFTRLEGSRNRETGGAGLGLALVRAIMAEHGGALQLANRPGGGLEASLVLPA, from the coding sequence GTGAAGCAACTGCGTCTCTGGCCGCAAAGCCTGGTCGGACAGATCATCGTCCTGGTCGCGATCGCGCTGTTCGTGGCGCAAGCGATCAATTTCGGCCTGCTGCTGCGCGAGCGCAATCGGGTCGAACTGACCAGCCAGACCGCACCGCTGGTCTATCGCGTCATCAACGCGCTCGACACCAGGCCGGATCGCGTGCCCGACCGCGATCATCCGCGCGCCAATCAGGATCGCGACCGGCGCAATATCGACTTCCTCGCCAGCCGCCCGACGCTGAGTGGCAAGCCGCGTCCCGATGTCGCAGCCCGCGCCGGCGCGATGTTCGACGATATCGGCCTCACCGTCCGCACGATAGAGGCGGCGGAGGACAGCCGCATCATGCCGCTGCGCCGCTGGGAACAGATACGCAGCCGCGCCACGGGGGAGGCGCCGCGCGACCATCGCGTCGGCCGGCTCACCCTCGCGGTCGAATATGAACCGGGCAAATGGCTGACGACCGAGGCCCGCATCGGCAGCCGCCCGCCGCGCTTCGGCGGCTGGCTGGTGGCCCAGACGCTGATCCTCTATGTCATCGTCCTCATTCCGCTGCTCTGGATGGGCCGCCGCTTCGCGCGCCCGCTCAAGCAACTGACCGGCTCCGCCCGCCAGTTCGCGAAGACCGGCTCGGCCGATCCGGTCGAGGAAAGCGGGCCGGGGGACGTGCGCCAGCTCACCACCGCCTTCAACGCCATGCGCGCGCGCATCATCGCCATGCTGGACGAGAAGGACCGGATGCTGGGCGCCATCGGCCATGATCTGCGCACCCCGCTCGCCTCGCTGCGGGTCCGCACCGAATCCGTCGATGACGAGGGCGAGCGCGCCCGCATGTCCGAAACGATCGAGGAAATGAACCGGATGCTCGACGACATCCTCTCGCTCGCCCGCGCCGGCCGCAGCAGCGAGACGGCGCAGAAGGTCGACCTGACCTCGCTTGCCGATGCCGTCGTGGAGGATTTCATCGAACTGGGGTCGCCGGTGGACATGATCGACAGCGATCGCGCCGTCGCCTTCGTCCGCGCCCAGCAGATCCGCCGCGCGCTGCGCAACCTCATAGAAAACGCGATCGTCTATGGCGACCGCGCCCATGTCAGCGTCCAGCATCAGGACGGCATGATCCGCATCATCGTTGCCGACGAAGGCCCCGGCATTGCCGAGGACAAGATGGGCGAAATGATGGAGCCCTTCACCCGGCTCGAAGGATCGCGCAACCGCGAGACCGGCGGCGCTGGCCTGGGCCTGGCCCTGGTCCGCGCGATCATGGCCGAACATGGCGGCGCGCTCCAGCTCGCAAACCGCCCCGGTGGCGGCCTCGAAGCCAGCCTCGTCCTCCCGGCCTGA
- a CDS encoding response regulator: MSERPHLLLVDDERSIREPLAQYLSRNGFRVTAVENAAEARLRLAANAIDLVILDIMMPGEDGLSLCRHIRETSEIPVILLTARSEETDRIVGLEMGADDYVLKPFSPRELVARIKVIFRRVATGGQRVTAPDGATYAFAGWLLKTQERTLVDAEGVSLPLSTAEYNLMLAFATRPNQVLSRDQLLDITQGREANAFDRAIDNQISRLRKKIEPDAKNPTLIKTVWGGGYTLSAEVRKL, from the coding sequence ATGAGCGAACGTCCCCATCTCCTGCTCGTCGATGACGAGCGATCGATCCGCGAGCCGCTGGCCCAATATCTCTCCCGCAACGGCTTCCGCGTGACCGCGGTCGAGAATGCGGCGGAGGCGCGGCTGCGCCTGGCCGCCAATGCCATCGATCTCGTCATCCTCGACATCATGATGCCCGGAGAAGACGGCCTGTCGCTGTGCCGCCATATCCGCGAGACCAGCGAGATTCCGGTGATCCTGCTCACCGCCCGCTCCGAAGAAACCGACCGCATCGTCGGTCTGGAAATGGGCGCCGACGATTATGTGCTCAAACCCTTTTCGCCGCGCGAACTGGTCGCCCGCATCAAGGTGATCTTCCGCCGCGTCGCCACCGGCGGTCAGCGCGTCACCGCGCCCGACGGCGCCACCTATGCCTTTGCCGGCTGGCTCTTGAAGACGCAGGAACGCACCCTGGTCGATGCCGAAGGTGTGTCGCTGCCGCTCTCGACCGCCGAATATAATCTGATGCTCGCCTTCGCGACCCGGCCCAATCAGGTGCTGAGCCGCGACCAACTGCTCGACATCACCCAGGGGCGTGAGGCCAACGCCTTCGACCGGGCGATCGACAACCAGATCAGCCGCCTGCGCAAGAAGATCGAGCCCGACGCCAAGAACCCCACGCTGATCAAGACCGTCTGGGGCGGCGGCTACACCCTGTCGGCGGAGGTCCGCAAACTGTGA
- a CDS encoding flagellar motor protein MotB — MAEKKRGANEPEPRPIIVKKIIVDGHGGHHGGAWKVAYADFVTAMMAFFLLMWLLGATTEKQRKALADYFTPTLVELKMNSAGSTGMFGGDSLMAKENYPTTGGQGNLAITIPRDATGTKDQGGKALRAADRQKFENIKKQLEDRMSKKGLARLRKNVRFTETREGLRIDLIDEADFAMFRSGTDQLLPEAKALIAEVADALATMPNPLIVRGHTDGLPYASGRSMNNWMLSSARAESTRKALAETGIPNARFARIEGVADREPFVKTDAYDPRNRRMSVILGWTRGGNASADEDDAQDPETQAAIKERDDPQRVAREQAQKLDMGGTGLPSGAALINPTAAGTSSKPGKH; from the coding sequence ATGGCGGAGAAGAAGCGCGGCGCGAACGAGCCCGAACCCCGGCCGATCATCGTCAAGAAGATCATCGTCGATGGTCATGGCGGCCATCATGGCGGCGCCTGGAAGGTGGCCTATGCCGACTTCGTGACGGCGATGATGGCCTTCTTCCTGCTGATGTGGCTGCTGGGTGCGACCACCGAAAAGCAGCGCAAGGCGCTGGCCGACTATTTCACCCCGACACTGGTCGAGCTGAAGATGAATTCTGCAGGGTCCACCGGCATGTTCGGCGGCGACAGCCTGATGGCGAAGGAAAATTACCCGACCACCGGCGGTCAGGGCAATCTGGCCATCACCATCCCGCGCGATGCCACCGGCACCAAGGACCAGGGCGGCAAGGCATTGCGCGCGGCCGACCGGCAGAAGTTCGAGAATATCAAGAAGCAGCTTGAGGACCGCATGTCCAAGAAGGGCCTGGCCCGGCTGCGCAAGAATGTCCGCTTCACCGAAACCCGCGAAGGGCTGCGCATCGACCTGATCGACGAGGCCGACTTCGCGATGTTCCGGTCGGGCACCGACCAGTTGCTGCCCGAAGCCAAGGCGCTGATCGCCGAAGTCGCGGACGCACTGGCGACCATGCCCAACCCGCTGATCGTGCGCGGCCATACCGATGGCCTGCCCTATGCATCGGGCCGGAGCATGAACAACTGGATGCTGTCGTCGGCCCGTGCGGAATCGACCCGCAAGGCGCTCGCCGAAACCGGCATTCCCAATGCCCGCTTCGCCCGGATCGAGGGGGTCGCCGATCGCGAGCCGTTCGTGAAGACCGACGCCTATGATCCGCGCAACCGGCGCATGTCCGTCATCCTGGGCTGGACCCGTGGCGGCAATGCCTCGGCCGACGAGGATGACGCGCAGGATCCCGAAACCCAGGCGGCGATCAAGGAGCGGGACGATCCGCAGCGGGTCGCGCGGGAACAGGCGCAGAAGCTGGACATGGGCGGCACCGGCCTGCCCAGCGGCGCGGCACTGATCAACCCGACGGCGGCCGGGACATCGTCCAAGCCGGGCAAGCATTGA
- the proP gene encoding glycine betaine/L-proline transporter ProP, protein MPAWTGREINVSTSAAHAARHTHFGWFKRRRDLEVDDVTVVDRSLLNRAVGAAALGNAMEWFDFGVYGYIAVTLGHVFFPSSDPALQLIATFATFTVAFLVRPLGGLVFGPLGDRYGRHKILAMTMILMAVGTFSIGLIPSYAQIGIGAPLMLLAARLVQGFSTGGEYGGAATFIAEYSTDRKRGLMGSWLEFGTLGGYIAGAGTVTALQMSLSETQMLDWGWRIPFLVAGPLGLLGLYMRLKLEETPAFQAYSEQIDARESERPGLGTLFRVHWRQLLKCVGLVLVFNVTDYMLLTYMPNYLSVTMGYAETKGLLLIIIVMLVMMPLNVVGGLFSDRLGRRPMIIGACVALMLLSVPCMLLIGTGNDALIFLGLMLLGIALVCFTSSMPSTLPALFYTPVRYSALSIAFNISVSLFGGTTPLITAWLVQKTGDPLVPAYYLMGAALIGLLTMLTVRETAGMPLRGSPPAVANEAEAIALVESGEPVTVDKALPDLPPVAPVTAETPGMIRPLAS, encoded by the coding sequence GTGCCCGCCTGGACGGGCCGGGAGATTAATGTGTCCACATCTGCCGCGCATGCCGCGCGCCACACCCATTTCGGCTGGTTCAAGCGCCGCCGCGACCTGGAAGTCGATGATGTCACCGTCGTCGACCGGTCCCTGCTGAACCGCGCCGTTGGCGCCGCGGCGCTCGGCAATGCGATGGAATGGTTCGATTTCGGCGTTTACGGCTATATCGCCGTTACGCTGGGCCATGTCTTTTTCCCGTCCAGCGATCCGGCGCTGCAGCTGATCGCGACCTTCGCCACCTTCACCGTCGCCTTTCTGGTCCGGCCGCTGGGCGGACTGGTGTTCGGACCGCTGGGCGATCGCTATGGCCGGCACAAGATATTGGCGATGACCATGATCCTGATGGCAGTCGGCACCTTTTCCATCGGCCTCATCCCCTCCTATGCGCAGATCGGCATCGGTGCGCCGCTGATGCTGCTGGCCGCGCGGCTGGTGCAGGGCTTTTCGACCGGCGGCGAATATGGCGGCGCGGCGACCTTCATCGCGGAATATTCGACCGACCGGAAGCGCGGTCTGATGGGCAGCTGGCTGGAGTTCGGGACGCTGGGCGGCTATATCGCCGGCGCCGGCACCGTCACCGCCCTGCAGATGTCGCTGAGCGAGACGCAGATGCTCGACTGGGGCTGGCGCATTCCCTTCCTGGTCGCCGGGCCGCTGGGCCTGCTCGGCCTCTATATGCGGCTGAAGCTGGAGGAGACGCCGGCATTCCAGGCCTATAGCGAACAGATCGACGCGCGCGAAAGCGAGCGGCCGGGGCTTGGCACCTTGTTCCGCGTCCATTGGCGGCAGTTGCTCAAATGCGTCGGGCTGGTGCTGGTGTTCAACGTCACCGACTATATGCTGCTGACCTACATGCCCAATTATCTCAGCGTCACCATGGGCTATGCCGAGACCAAGGGGCTGCTGCTGATCATCATCGTGATGCTGGTGATGATGCCGCTCAATGTCGTGGGCGGGCTGTTCAGCGACCGGCTGGGCCGGCGGCCGATGATCATCGGCGCCTGCGTCGCGCTGATGCTGTTGTCGGTGCCGTGCATGCTGCTGATCGGCACGGGCAATGACGCGCTGATCTTCCTGGGGCTGATGCTGCTGGGGATTGCGCTGGTCTGCTTCACCAGTTCCATGCCCTCCACCCTGCCCGCGCTCTTCTATACGCCGGTGCGCTACAGCGCGCTGTCGATCGCGTTCAACATCTCGGTCTCGCTGTTCGGCGGCACGACGCCGCTGATCACCGCCTGGCTGGTGCAGAAGACCGGCGATCCGCTGGTGCCGGCCTATTATCTGATGGGTGCGGCACTGATCGGCCTGCTGACCATGCTGACGGTGCGCGAGACGGCCGGCATGCCGCTGCGCGGATCGCCGCCGGCGGTGGCGAATGAGGCCGAGGCGATCGCGCTGGTCGAAAGCGGCGAGCCGGTGACGGTGGACAAGGCGCTGCCCGACCTGCCGCCGGTGGCGCCCGTGACGGCCGAGACGCCGGGCATGATCCGGCCGCTGGCGAGCTAG
- a CDS encoding EF-hand domain-containing protein, with protein sequence MLRKFFTTVAVGSLFVGGLAASHLAFAQDGGPGPRGMRGGPMMMADANKDGTITKAELTASLEARFAQLDANKDGKLTKEDRDIRRQQRLDERFAALDTDKNGQISKAEYQAGHQPRADRGPQAGKPGGPDGKRWGGRGHGGPGRGMMHRGPGFGDADKDGTMTKAEFMAGPLAMFDKADANKDGKVTAEEMKAARQAMRGPGRGHDRGPGRGADQAPPPPAN encoded by the coding sequence ATGCTCCGCAAATTCTTCACCACCGTCGCGGTTGGTTCGCTGTTCGTCGGCGGTCTGGCGGCGTCGCACCTCGCTTTCGCGCAGGATGGTGGTCCGGGGCCGCGCGGCATGCGCGGTGGCCCGATGATGATGGCCGACGCCAACAAGGACGGCACCATCACCAAGGCGGAACTGACCGCCTCGCTTGAAGCCCGGTTCGCCCAGCTCGACGCCAACAAGGATGGCAAGCTGACCAAGGAGGATCGTGACATCCGCCGCCAGCAGCGTCTGGACGAACGCTTCGCCGCGCTCGACACCGACAAGAATGGCCAGATCAGCAAGGCCGAATATCAGGCCGGTCATCAGCCGCGCGCCGATCGCGGCCCGCAAGCCGGCAAGCCCGGCGGCCCCGACGGCAAGCGCTGGGGCGGGCGTGGCCATGGCGGTCCCGGCCGCGGCATGATGCACCGGGGCCCCGGCTTCGGTGATGCCGACAAGGACGGCACCATGACCAAGGCCGAATTTATGGCTGGCCCGCTCGCCATGTTCGACAAGGCCGACGCCAACAAGGATGGCAAGGTCACGGCCGAGGAAATGAAGGCCGCCCGCCAGGCGATGCGTGGTCCGGGTCGCGGACATGATCGTGGTCCGGGCCGTGGCGCCGACCAGGCGCCGCCGCCGCCGGCCAACTGA
- the flgK gene encoding flagellar hook-associated protein FlgK: MSDLFIIGASGTKAYRTAMAAISENIANASTDGYARRSVTTVESGSSTATMATYVAKANFGGTQVASINRGTDPYLDASVRITAMALGSANARVRWQTDIETALNDTATGVGQLMTTMYQNLDKLAASPSDTSLRVTTLDSIGRVAESFRQTAADLETISTGINTEAQASAQTINQQLSSLAAINNSLLRAQPGTSAYAQLLDSRDSALQTLSSNLNVTISFGAHDSAEVSYNGTTLVSGDTAASVAVTASATDGRLSLALSDGTALAAPSNGTLGGLFASADTTAERRASLDTLAEQFATDVNEWHAQGYTDTGASGVPLLSYGGSAATLVALDVEPDALATKSADGTLNGNLLTVSSTLRASGSVEQGWTTLITSNANLLTASTAEKTTAQSRSDQAVAAREAVSGVDLDMEAADLLRIQQAYSGCAKILQVAKDTVDSILQIM; this comes from the coding sequence ATGAGCGACCTGTTCATCATCGGTGCGTCGGGCACCAAGGCCTATCGCACGGCGATGGCCGCCATTTCCGAGAATATCGCCAATGCCAGCACCGACGGCTATGCCCGCCGGTCGGTGACGACGGTGGAATCGGGATCGTCGACCGCGACCATGGCGACCTATGTCGCCAAGGCGAATTTCGGCGGCACCCAGGTCGCCAGCATCAATCGCGGCACCGACCCCTATCTGGATGCGTCGGTGCGCATCACTGCCATGGCGCTGGGCAGCGCGAACGCACGCGTGCGCTGGCAGACCGACATCGAAACCGCGCTCAATGACACCGCCACCGGCGTCGGCCAGCTGATGACGACGATGTACCAGAATCTGGACAAGCTGGCGGCCAGCCCCAGCGACACGTCGCTGCGCGTCACCACGCTGGACAGCATTGGCCGCGTCGCCGAATCCTTCCGCCAGACCGCCGCCGACCTGGAAACCATATCGACCGGCATCAATACCGAGGCGCAGGCATCGGCCCAGACGATCAACCAGCAATTGTCGTCGCTGGCCGCGATCAACAACAGCCTGCTGCGCGCGCAGCCGGGCACGTCGGCCTATGCCCAGTTGCTCGACAGTCGCGATTCCGCGCTGCAGACGCTGTCTTCCAACCTGAATGTGACGATCAGCTTCGGCGCGCATGACAGCGCCGAGGTCAGCTATAACGGCACCACTTTGGTATCGGGCGACACCGCCGCGTCGGTCGCGGTGACGGCGTCCGCCACCGATGGCCGCCTGTCGCTGGCCCTGTCCGACGGCACGGCACTCGCCGCTCCGTCCAACGGCACGCTGGGCGGGCTGTTCGCATCGGCCGACACCACCGCCGAACGCCGTGCCAGCCTCGACACGCTGGCCGAGCAGTTCGCCACCGACGTCAATGAGTGGCATGCGCAGGGCTATACCGATACCGGCGCCAGCGGCGTGCCGCTGCTGTCCTATGGTGGCAGCGCCGCGACGCTGGTCGCGCTGGACGTGGAGCCGGACGCTCTCGCGACCAAGTCCGCCGACGGCACGCTGAACGGCAATCTGCTGACGGTATCATCGACCCTGCGCGCCAGCGGCAGCGTCGAACAGGGCTGGACGACCCTGATCACCAGCAACGCCAATCTGCTGACCGCCAGCACGGCGGAAAAGACCACGGCCCAGAGCCGCAGCGACCAGGCGGTCGCCGCGCGCGAAGCGGTAAGCGGGGTCGATCTCGACATGGAGGCGGCAGACCTGCTGCGGATCCAGCAGGCCTATTCGGGCTGCGCCAAGATCCTGCAGGTCGCCAAGGACACGGTCGATTCGATCCTGCAGATCATGTGA
- the motA gene encoding flagellar motor stator protein MotA: protein MFAIIGLVVLLGMVFGGFIFTGGDIGPVLHALPHEMIIIGGAAVGALIIGNSGSDLKALGGGLGKVFKGPQYKKQDFLDCIFLVSKLMKTLRVEGPVALEPHIEDPGTSPIFGEYPKLMKDKTLIHLISDTLRLVVVSSGTLDPHAVEEVMDNSLKTHHHEALKPADNLQGLADALPALGIVAAVLGVVKTMGSIDQPPSVLGAMIGSALVGTFLGVLLAYGMVNPFANRCRAVIEQDGAIYHVVKQIIIASLHGHPQPLVIEAARSSLIHANQPGFAEVFDGMRNK from the coding sequence ATGTTTGCAATCATCGGCCTTGTCGTGCTTTTGGGCATGGTCTTCGGTGGGTTCATCTTCACCGGCGGCGACATCGGACCGGTGCTGCACGCCCTGCCCCACGAAATGATCATCATCGGCGGCGCGGCAGTCGGCGCCCTGATCATCGGCAATTCGGGTTCCGACCTGAAGGCGCTGGGCGGCGGCCTGGGCAAGGTGTTCAAGGGACCGCAGTACAAGAAGCAGGACTTTCTGGACTGCATCTTCCTGGTCAGCAAGCTGATGAAGACGCTGCGCGTCGAAGGCCCGGTGGCGCTGGAGCCGCATATCGAGGATCCGGGCACCTCGCCCATCTTCGGCGAATATCCCAAGCTGATGAAGGACAAGACGCTGATCCACCTGATCAGCGACACGCTGCGCCTGGTCGTGGTGTCGTCCGGCACGCTCGATCCGCATGCGGTCGAGGAAGTGATGGATAACAGCCTCAAGACCCATCATCATGAAGCGCTCAAGCCCGCCGACAATCTCCAGGGCTTGGCCGACGCCCTTCCGGCCCTCGGCATCGTCGCCGCGGTGCTGGGCGTGGTGAAGACCATGGGATCGATCGACCAGCCGCCTTCTGTGCTGGGTGCGATGATCGGCTCGGCGCTGGTCGGCACCTTCCTGGGCGTGTTGCTCGCCTATGGCATGGTCAATCCCTTCGCCAATCGCTGCCGCGCGGTGATCGAGCAGGACGGCGCCATCTATCATGTCGTCAAGCAGATCATCATCGCCTCGCTGCACGGCCATCCGCAGCCGCTGGTGATCGAGGCCGCCCGTTCCAGCCTGATCCATGCGAACCAGCCCGGCTTTGCCGAAGTGTTCGACGGCATGCGGAACAAATAA
- a CDS encoding flagellin gives MVGITNKIMLAEIRRQQQLSQSIVDGQTSISTGITLNKPSDDALAWVQVSDIGRAQAQQSAWQTNVSYGTTRAGNAEANLEEINNLMTRAQELVTSARNGALNDTSAAAIAEELKTIRTTVGELLNQKDYQGVSVFDDGQSVLVPVSRGLNLAVVGTKQEISENIDVNGTSMSLDDILGKAIDAVEGGNDTDLASSLDAIQIGQNRVVVERAKQGVRADRLDVIGTRLTDVDINLSERRDTLESADLTTVISNVKAQLLQLEAAQSAFARINQQTLFDLIS, from the coding sequence ATGGTAGGCATCACCAACAAGATCATGCTCGCCGAAATCCGTCGGCAACAGCAATTGTCGCAGAGCATCGTCGACGGACAGACCTCGATTTCGACCGGCATCACCCTGAACAAGCCGTCGGACGACGCGCTTGCCTGGGTCCAGGTGTCCGACATCGGCCGCGCCCAGGCGCAGCAGTCGGCCTGGCAGACCAATGTCAGCTATGGCACGACCCGCGCCGGCAATGCCGAAGCCAATCTGGAAGAAATCAACAATCTGATGACGCGGGCGCAGGAACTGGTGACCTCGGCGCGCAATGGCGCACTGAACGACACCAGCGCCGCCGCCATCGCCGAGGAATTGAAGACGATCCGCACCACGGTCGGCGAATTGCTGAACCAGAAGGATTATCAGGGCGTGTCGGTATTCGACGACGGCCAGAGCGTGCTGGTGCCGGTGAGCCGCGGCCTCAACCTGGCAGTGGTCGGCACCAAGCAGGAAATTTCCGAGAATATCGACGTCAACGGCACATCGATGTCGCTGGACGATATCTTGGGCAAGGCGATCGACGCGGTCGAGGGCGGCAATGACACCGACCTCGCCAGCTCGCTGGATGCGATCCAGATCGGCCAGAACCGGGTCGTGGTGGAGCGCGCCAAGCAGGGCGTGCGCGCCGACCGGCTGGACGTGATCGGCACGCGTCTGACCGATGTCGACATCAACCTGTCGGAACGACGCGACACGCTGGAATCGGCCGATCTGACCACGGTCATTTCGAACGTGAAGGCGCAGCTGCTGCAGCTGGAGGCGGCCCAGTCCGCCTTTGCGCGGATCAACCAGCAGACCCTGTTCGACCTGATCAGTTAA
- a CDS encoding flagellar basal body P-ring protein FlgI: METRTAMTRLFRFLLPLLALIAAPAHAERVKDLGTFQGVRPNQLTGYGIVVGLAGTGDDSIEYTVQGMKGVVSRFGLTLPAGVNPALKNAAAVLVTADLPAFSKPGQRLDVTVSAMGKAKSLRGGTLIMTPLRGADNEIYAMAQGNLAVGGLGVSGADGSQVSVNIPSAGRIPEGATVERAVATGFDTAPTLTFNLSEADLTTALRVADGINKTFGDRRARAMDAVSVAIDATPGAEERILMMGMIENIEITPADAPARVIVNARTGTVVINGAVKIHPAAVAHGKLTVSVNESPRVVQPAPFSQGQTAVEQSSNISIDEQKKPMVNFKGGASLADIVKAVNAIGASPADMVAILEALKQAGAMKAELVVL, encoded by the coding sequence ATGGAGACCCGGACCGCCATGACACGCCTGTTCCGCTTCCTCCTGCCGCTGCTGGCGCTGATCGCCGCGCCGGCCCATGCCGAACGCGTCAAGGATCTGGGCACCTTCCAGGGCGTCCGTCCCAACCAGCTGACCGGCTATGGCATCGTCGTGGGCCTGGCTGGCACCGGCGACGACAGCATCGAATATACGGTGCAGGGCATGAAGGGCGTGGTCTCGCGCTTTGGCCTGACCCTGCCCGCCGGCGTCAACCCGGCGCTGAAGAACGCCGCCGCCGTGCTGGTGACGGCCGACCTGCCCGCCTTTTCCAAGCCCGGCCAGCGGCTGGACGTCACCGTGTCGGCGATGGGCAAGGCCAAGTCGCTGCGTGGCGGCACGCTGATCATGACGCCGCTGCGCGGCGCCGATAACGAAATCTATGCGATGGCGCAGGGCAATCTGGCCGTCGGCGGCCTGGGCGTGTCCGGTGCCGATGGCAGCCAGGTGTCGGTGAACATCCCGTCGGCCGGCCGTATACCCGAAGGGGCGACGGTCGAGCGTGCGGTTGCCACCGGCTTCGACACCGCGCCGACCCTGACCTTCAACCTGTCCGAAGCCGACCTCACCACCGCCCTGCGCGTGGCCGATGGCATCAACAAGACCTTCGGCGATCGCCGCGCCCGCGCGATGGATGCCGTGTCGGTCGCGATCGACGCGACGCCGGGTGCCGAGGAACGCATCCTGATGATGGGCATGATCGAGAATATCGAGATCACACCCGCCGATGCCCCGGCCCGCGTGATCGTCAACGCCCGCACCGGCACCGTCGTCATCAACGGCGCGGTGAAGATCCATCCGGCCGCCGTCGCCCATGGCAAATTGACCGTCAGCGTCAATGAAAGCCCGCGCGTGGTTCAGCCCGCGCCGTTCAGCCAGGGCCAGACCGCCGTCGAGCAATCGTCGAACATCAGCATCGACGAACAGAAAAAACCGATGGTCAATTTTAAAGGTGGGGCGTCGCTGGCCGATATAGTCAAGGCGGTCAACGCCATCGGGGCATCCCCGGCGGACATGGTCGCGATCCTTGAGGCGCTGAAACAGGCGGGCGCGATGAAAGCGGAACTGGTGGTGTTGTGA